Proteins encoded by one window of Glycine soja cultivar W05 chromosome 15, ASM419377v2, whole genome shotgun sequence:
- the LOC114387852 gene encoding inosine-5'-monophosphate dehydrogenase-like, producing the protein MDFTTPPIEDGFTAEKLFTQGFSYTYDDVIFLPHYIDFAADAVDLSTRLTRRLPLAVPFVASPMDTVSESAMAAAMASLGGIAVVHSNVPAAVQAAILRRAKSRRVPILSDPAFAAPYAVVEHDDAFGASPFLLVTDTGTSAGKLLGYVARSDWTNQTDKGLRVGDYMAPPPKPAPWNADLNKINEIMESEKSGAVALERDGEVVDLVVREEVERVRGYPKLVAPATVGADGEFMVGAAVGTREDDKERLEHLVKAGLNVVVLDSSQGNSIYQLEMVKYVKRVYPELDVIGGNVVTMYQAENLIQAGVDGLRVGMGSGSICTTQEVCAVGRGQATAVYKVSSIAYKSGVPVIADGGISNSGHIVKALSLGASTVMMGSFLAGSLEAPGAYVYQNGQRVKKYRGMGSLEAMTKGSDARYLGDTAKLKIAQGVVGAVKDKGSVLNFIPYTLQAVRQGFQDIGASSLQSAHDLLRSRELRLEVRSGAAQVEGGVHGLVSYEKKYF; encoded by the exons ATGGACTTCACTACGCCGCCGATCGAGGACGGTTTCACCGCCGAGAAGCTCTTCACGCAGGGCTTCTCCTACACCTACGATGACGTCATCTTCCTCCCCCACTACATCGACTTCGCCGCCGACGCCGTGGACCTCTCCACGCGCCTCACGCGCCGTCTCCCCCTCGCCGTGCCGTTTGTGGCCTCTCCTATGGACACCGTGTCGGAGTCCGCCATGGCCGCCGCCATGGCCTCGCTCGGCGGCATCGCCGTCGTCCACTCCAACGTCCCCGCCGCCGTCCAGGCGGCCATCCTCCGCAGAGCGAAGTCCCGCCGCGTCCCCATCCTCTCCGACCCCGCCTTCGCCGCTCCCTACGCCGTGGTCGAGCACGACGACGCCTTCGGGGCCTCCCCCTTCCTACTCGTCACCGACACTGGCACCTCCGCCGGGAAACTCCTCGGCTATGTCGCGAGGAGCGACTGGACGAATCAAACCGACAAGGGCTTGAGAGTTGGGGACTACATGGCGCCACCTCCCAAGCCGGCGCCATGGAACGCCGacctaaataaaattaatgaaattatggAGAGTGAGAAAAGTGGTGCTGTGGCTTTGGAGAGGGATGGTGAGGTGGTTGATTTGGTGGTGAGGGAGGAGGTGGAGAGGGTTAGGGGATACCCAAAGCTGGTGGCGCCGGCTACAGTGGGGGCGGACGGGGAGTTTATGGTGGGGGCTGCGGTGGGGACGAGGGAGGACGATAAGGAGAGGTTGGAGCATTTGGTGAAGGCTGGGTTGAATGTTGTGGTGTTGGATAGTTCTCAAGGGAACTCAATTTATCAGTTGGAGATGGTGAAGTATGTGAAGAGGGTGTACCCTGAGCTTGATGTGATTGGGGGGAATGTTGTGACTATGTACCAGGCTGAGAATCTGATTCAGGCTGGGGTTGATGGGTTGAGGGTTGGAATGGGGTCTGGGTCCATTTGTACTACTCAGGAGGTTTGTGCTGTGGGCCGTGGTCAG GCAACTGCTGTTTACAAGGTCTCATCCATTGCTTATAAAAGTGGTGTTCCTGTGATTGCTGATGGTGGCATCTCGAACTCTGGTCATATTGTTAAGGCTTTGTCATTGGGAGCGTCAACTGTTATGATGGGAAGCTTCTTGGCTGGTAGCCTTGAGGCTCCTGGGGCTTATGTATATCAG AATGGTCAACGTGTCAAAAAGTATAGAGGAATGGGTTCCCTAGAAGCTATGACTAAAGGGAGTGATGCAAGGTACTTGGGTGATACAGCAAAGCTAAAAATTGCTCAGGGGGTTGTTGGAGCTGTTAAAGATAAGGGTTCTGTCTTGAATTTCATACCATACACCTTGCAAGCAGTCAGGCAAGGGTTTCAGGATATCGGTGCCTCCTCTCTACAGTCTGCTCATGACCTTCTAAGATCCAGGGAGTTAAGACTGGAG GTCCGGAGTGGAGCAGCACAGGTTGAAGGTGGAGTTCATGGGCTGGTTTCTTATGAAAAGAAATACTTTTGA